The Helicoverpa armigera isolate CAAS_96S chromosome 25, ASM3070526v1, whole genome shotgun sequence genome has a window encoding:
- the LOC110381820 gene encoding death-associated protein 1, producing the protein MSSTEETSQLKAGHPPAVKAGGMRITQHKTPHSKDSKEPANEDLTGLSGPSPVPSNPVSISGAPNRGNADFTPEAAQVAHSPKPPAHINFKPQTNIQQPRK; encoded by the exons ATGTCGTCCACGGAAGAAACTTCTCAACTCAAAGCTGGCCATCCCCCGGCAG TGAAAGCCGGTGGCATGAGAATCACCCAGCACAAGACTCCTCACTCGAAGGACAGCAAAGAGCCAGCAAATGAGGACTTAACTGGTCTCTCAGGGCCTTCACCAGTGCCCTCAAACCCTGTATCTATCTCTGGGGCACCTAACAGAGGTAACGCAGACTTTACACCAGAGGCTGCTCAGGTGGCCCACAGTCCGAAGCCACCAGCACATATCAACTTCAAGCCTCAAACAAATATTCAACAACCCCGGAAGTAG